DNA from Salinispora arenicola:
GCCGTTGGCGGTGTGCGGCGACTTCAACGTGGCTCCCACGGACGCCGACGTGTGGGATCCGGCCCTGTTCACCGGCTCCACCCACGTCACGCCCGCCGAGCGGGCCGCACTCTCGGCGCTGCGTGACCTGGGCCTGGCCGACGTGGTGCCAACCCCGATGAAGGGCCCCCACCCGTTCACCTACTGGGACTATCGGGCGGGGATGTTCCACCAGAACAAGGGCATGCGAATCGACCTGGTGTACGCCTCGGCTCCGTTCACCCGCGCGGTCAGCGCCGCGTACGTGGACCGGGAGGCCCGCAAGGGCAAGGGTCCGTCCGACCATGCCCCGATCGTGGTGGACGCTGATCTGGTCCCGGCTGTCGAGACGTTCTGAGCCCCGTCGGCGACGGCCCGACCCACCGATGTGACTACCGCGCGTCAACGACGGTTCACGCCGTCAATCGCCCGACCACTGCCGCTGGTCATCGATTGTGCGGGCGAGAACCAACATCATCCGAGCACGGCCCGGGCAGTGCCACCGCCCGGTACCGGCGGACGTCGACCTGCCGGCCCGCACCGACTCCGGCTACAGCCGGGTGGGCTGCCACCAATAGGATTACGGTAACGGGATACCATCGCGACCACACCCGGTCGGCCGAGGGTCACTCACCGCAGGATTGACATCAATAGCACCGTCGGGGATATTTCTAGTGGCACGTCGGCACACGGGACGGAGAAGGTTAAGCCTGGAGATCCTCACCGACAGCGTGCGCGAATAGGACCGACAATTCCCCTGCACCAGGTACGGATAGGCGAATGATGATCAATCGTACGATTGAATTCACCAAACAACACGCGCCCAATTCTATGCGTATCGCGGCGCGACGCGCGCAACTCGAGGCTCGCAACACGACAAAGCGCCTGGCAGTACCAGTGGTCAGCAGATGCGAATTCGATAACATCTACCACTGCACGGTACTCAAAACCGGCAGTCAATGGATAAAGGCCCTGTTCAGCGATTCAACCGTCTACCGCCATTCCGGCCTACTACCCTATGACCCACGCTTCTACCGGCGACGCACGGCGCCGGTCATCCCATCCGGCCGTGCCGCCCTAGCCCTCTTCCGTTCCTACTCGCAGTTCCAGGAAATTTCGAAGCCCGGCACCTACCGCGCGTTCTTCGTCGTTCGTGACCCGCGCGACATCGTCGTTTCGAGCTACTTCTCCCTGCGAAACTCCCACGCACCGATGGGGGACATCCCGAAGGCCCGAAAAGACCTACAGGAGAGGTCCAAGAGGGAAGGGATGCGCTATGTCATCAGTCGCCTCACCAAACAGAACCTCTTCCAGCAGCTTCGATCGTGGGCGGTCGCTCCGAACTCCGAGACCATCCGCCTGTTCCGTTATGAGGACCTGACCGGCGGGCAGCAGGCGGACGAGGTGGATCGACTGATGCGGCACTGTGGGATCAGCCTACCGCCGTCCGAACTGGAGGCCCTGCTCTCTCGCTACAGCTTCTCCAGGATGCGTAAGGACCAGGAGATCCCGGGAAAGATTCCCCATTACCGGAATGGCAAGGCCGGCGATTGGCGCAATCACTTTGATGACGAGCTGCACCGGGCATTCTCCGCAGCGACGGGCGACCTCGTCGAACTTCTCGGCTATCCGGCCCGGGACCAGGTTTCCTGAACCGCGTCAGTCGTCACCACGCCTGGTTCCCGTCATCGTGGCGAAGGCGATGACGTTGTCGGCGTAGCCGGTACGGCCCCCCACCCAGGTCCCACCGCAGGTGATCAGGCGCAGCCCAGCCGGCCCGGCGTCGCCGTACACTCGGTCGGCGGGGAGTCGGTCCTTGGGGAAGCGCTCCACCGAGTCGACCCGGAACTCCACCGCCGAGCCGTCGGCGCGGGTCACCTCGACCGTGTCGCCGGGGCGAAGCCGGTGCAGATCGACGAAGACCGACGGACCGCGCCTGGTGTCAACGTGACCGACGATGACCGCCGGCCCCGACTCGCCGGGAGCCGGCCCCCGGTCGTACCAGCCGGTCTCGTGGGCCCGCTCCAGCGGAGGAACGGCGATCGAGCCGTCCCGGGCCTGTCCCACCGGCATGATCGGTGCGGCGACGCCGATCGCGGGAACGGCGAGACGGACCGGTCGACTGACGGTTGGCGCCTGCCCTTCGCCGCGACCGGAGCCGGCGATACCCGCCGTGCTCGCCCAGTCCAACGGGCCCGCGGTCCGTCCAAGCCCGGCACCGACGGCGAAGACCCCCGCCAGCACCAGCAACACGGCGAGTGGAAGAACCCACGGGCTGCGGCCGGCCCGTCGGCCGGCCGGGCGAGCGGTGCGGGACGTGGTCATCGGCGGGCGGCGCCGCGGAACCGACGGACGGACACCAGCCACACCACCAGTCCGGTCACGGCCAGCGCGATCCCGACCGGCAGCAGCAACCCGCCGACGACGTCGCCGGCCGATCCGCCGAATCCGGTGGCCGGGCCGCGACTGGGCCGCACCGACTTGACGACCTGGAGCATCGTCGACGCGGTCTCGCCGCCGCGGCACTCCAGCTTGACCCGGTAGCTGCCAGGCTGGGTCCGGTCACGCACCTTCGGCGTCGCGGTCAACAGCCCGTTGCTCGGCCGCACCTGGACGCGGCCAAACGCGTCGGACCAAACGACCGCCGGGATGGAGTTGTCCCGGCAACTCGCCCGGATCTCGACCAGGTAGCCGGCTTTCACCGTGCTCGGATTCACCTCGACGAAGACGTTCGACGGTCGCGGCCCCTCAGGTTGTCTGGGCGCGACCGCCAGCAGGACCGCCCCCTCGGGCGTGGGCGCCGTTGCCCGGCCGGTCCACGCCGACGCCATTTCGGCAGCACCGGGTGCGGCCGACGCCGCTCGGGCAGCCGCTGACCCGGCCGTCGCGATACCGGCCCCGACGGCGAGCAACGGGCCGACGATCGCGACCGCGACCGACGCCAGCAGGCCACCGCGGGTCACCCTCACCACAACCCCCTCCCGACCGGGCCGGGCAGCACGAACGCCCGGCCTGTCGTACGGGGAATCCCGACATCCCCCGTCGCACATCACATCCGATCCGGCGCGGTCCTCGCGTACGCTCGGATCGCTGTGACCATCACCGACTTCCACCCCACCGCGCCCGCGCGGAGTATCCGGACGTTCCACCCGCGACGCGGCCGGATGTCGCCGCGCCAAACCGGGGCGCTGCAACGGCTGTGGCCGCGCTATGGCCTGACCGTCCCGAAGGTGCCCGGCACTCCGGTGGAGCCGGATGTCCTGTTCCCGCGCCGGGCGCCCCTGGTGCTGGAGATCGGTTCCGGGATGGGCGACGCCACCGTGGCGATGGCCTCCGCCGATCCCGATCGAGACTATCTGGCGGTCGAGGTGCACACGCCGGGAATCGCCAACCTCCTCGACCTGGTGGAGCAACAGTCCCTGAGCAACGTCCGGGTCGCCGAGGGCGACGCGTTGGACCTGGTCAGCGGCCTGCCCGCGGATTCACTCGACGCGGTGCACATCTTCTTCCCGGACCCGTGGCCAAAATCCCGCCATCACAAACGGCGCATCATCCAGCCCGGTCACGTCGCCCTGCTGCGCTCCCGGCTGGCGGCCGGTGGCACGCTGCACTGCGCGACGGACTGGGCCGAATACGCCGAGGCCATGCGGCGGACTCTGGACGCCGATCCCGGGTTGGTGAACCCGCACGACGGGTTCGCGCCACGCCCCGCGCACCGCCCGGTGACCAGGTTCGAACGCCGCGCCCTGGCCGCCGGCCGACCGGTGGCCGACCTGGTCTACCGCCGCTGCTGAGGGTCAGCCCACACCGCGAGCACGGAGGGCCGGCCCGGTTGGCACCCGGGTCGCGGGTCCAGGCACCATGGACCCGCCATGACACTTACCGCCGCGCTGCCGGCCAGCGCCGACCCCGACACCCTGTACGACGCGTTCGCCGGTTGGGCGTCCGCCCGCGGCCTCGATCTCTACCCGCACCAGGAGGAGGCGGTCATCGAGATCGTTTCCGGTGCGAACGTGATCATGAATACGCCGACCGGATCCGGTAAGAGCCTGGTCGCGATCGCAGCGCACTTCGCCGCACTGGCCGACGACCGGACAACCTTCTACACGGCCCCGATCAAGGCGCTGGTGTCGGAGAAGTTCTTCGCGCTCTGCGAGGTGTTCGGGGCCGACAACGTCGGCATGCTCACCGGTGATGCCAGCGTGAACCCGGACGCGCCGATCATCTGCTGTACCGCCGAGATCCTGGCCAACCTCGCGCTGCGGGAGGGTGCCCGCGCCGATGTCGGGCAGGTGATCATGGACGAGTTCCACTTCTACAGCGAGCCGGACCGGGGCTGGGCGTGGCAGGTACCACTGATCGAGCTGCCGCAGGCACAGTTCGTCCTGATGTCCGCCACGCTCGGGGACACCACCCGGTTCGTCGCCGACCTCACCCGCCGCACCGGGCGCGCGACCGCCGTCGTCCGCACCGCCGAACGACCGGTCCCGCTTCTCTTCTCGTACGCGATGACGCCGCTACACGAGACCCTCGAGGAGTTGCTGGAGACCCGCGAGGCCCCGGTGTACGTCGTGCACTTCACGCAGGCTGCCGCCCTGGAACGCGCCCAGGCGCTGATGAGCGTCAACGTGTGTACCCGGGCCGAGAAGGACATGATCGCCGCAGCGATCGGGAACTTCCGTTTCACCTCCGGATTCGGACGGACGCTGTCGCGTCTGGTGCGCCACGGCATCGGTGTGCACCACGCCGGGATGCTGCCCAAGTACCGCCGCCTGGTGGAGACGTTGGCCCAGGCCGGGCTTCTCAAGGTCATCTGCGGCACGGACACCCTCGGGGTTGGCATCAACGTACCGATCCGCACCGTGCTCTTCACCGGTCTGTCGAAGTACGACGGAACCCGGACCCGGCTGCTCAAGGCCCGCGAGTTCCACCAGATCGCCGGACGCGCCGGGCGGGCCGGCTTCGACACCCTCGGCCGGGTTGTGGTGCAGGCCCCGGAGCACGTCATCGAGAACGAGAAGGCCCTGGCGAAGGCCGGCGACGACCCGAAGAAGCGCCGTAAGGTCGTCCGGAAGAAGCCGCCGGAGGGGTCGATCGGCTGGGGTAAGCCCACCTTCGAGCGCCTGGTCGAGGCCGAGCCGGAGCCGCTGGCCTCCAGCTTCCAGGTCAGCCACTCGATGCTGCTCAACGTCATCGGCCGTCCGGGCGACGCGTTCGCGGCGATGCGGCACCTGCTCACCGACAACCACGAAGACCGCGCCGCCCAGCGACGACACATCCGCCGGGCCATCGCCATCTACCGGGCGCTGCGGGCCGGCGGCGTCGTCGAAGAGCTACCCGAGCCGGACGAGTCCGGCCGGCGGGCGCGACTCACCGTCGACCTCCAGCTCGACTTCGCCCTCAACCAGCCGCTGTCGCCTCTCGCCCTGGCGACAATCGAGCTCCTCGACCGCGAGTCCCCGGCCTACGCCCTGGATGTGCTCAGCGTGATCGAGTCGATCCTCGACGACCCGCGGCAGGTGCTGTCCGCGCAGCAGTTCAAGGCCCGCGGTGAGGCGGTCGCCGCGATGAAGGCCGAGGGCATCGAGTACGAAGCACGCCTGGAACTGCTCGACGAGGTCACCTGGCCCAGGCCCCTCGCCGAGCTGCTGGAGAACGCGTACGAGATGTATCGCCAGGGGCACCCCTGGGTGGCCGACCACCAACTCTCCCCCAAGTCCGTTGTCCGGGACATGTACGAGCGGGCGATGACCTTCGGCGAATTCGTCCAGTTCTACGGGTTGACCCGGTCGGAGGGCCTGGTCCTGCGGTACCTCGCCGACGCGTACAAGACGCTCCGGCACACCGTCCCCGAGGACGCCAAGACCGAGGAGTTGGTCGACCTCATCGAGTGGCTGGGCGAGTTGGTCCGCCAGGTCGACTCCAGCCTCATCGACGAGTGGGAGCGGCTGCGCAACCCGTCCGACGTCGACGAGGTCGCCGTCGCCCTGGACGACCAGCCCACTGCGGTGACCAGCAACACCCGGGCCTTCCGGGTGCTGGTGCGCAACGCACTGTTCCGCCGGGTGGAGTTGGCCGCCCTGCGCCGCTGGGACGAGCTGGGCGAGCTGGACGGCGCCGCCGGCTGGGACGCCGCCGCCTGGGAAGACGCCCTGGAACCGTACTTCGAGGAGTACCCGGAGATCGGTATCGGGCCGAACGCCCGCGGGCCGGCGCTGCTGCTGATCGCGCAGGGCAACGC
Protein-coding regions in this window:
- a CDS encoding sulfotransferase domain-containing protein; this encodes MINRTIEFTKQHAPNSMRIAARRAQLEARNTTKRLAVPVVSRCEFDNIYHCTVLKTGSQWIKALFSDSTVYRHSGLLPYDPRFYRRRTAPVIPSGRAALALFRSYSQFQEISKPGTYRAFFVVRDPRDIVVSSYFSLRNSHAPMGDIPKARKDLQERSKREGMRYVISRLTKQNLFQQLRSWAVAPNSETIRLFRYEDLTGGQQADEVDRLMRHCGISLPPSELEALLSRYSFSRMRKDQEIPGKIPHYRNGKAGDWRNHFDDELHRAFSAATGDLVELLGYPARDQVS
- a CDS encoding class F sortase; amino-acid sequence: MTTSRTARPAGRRAGRSPWVLPLAVLLVLAGVFAVGAGLGRTAGPLDWASTAGIAGSGRGEGQAPTVSRPVRLAVPAIGVAAPIMPVGQARDGSIAVPPLERAHETGWYDRGPAPGESGPAVIVGHVDTRRGPSVFVDLHRLRPGDTVEVTRADGSAVEFRVDSVERFPKDRLPADRVYGDAGPAGLRLITCGGTWVGGRTGYADNVIAFATMTGTRRGDD
- the trmB gene encoding tRNA (guanosine(46)-N7)-methyltransferase TrmB, yielding MTITDFHPTAPARSIRTFHPRRGRMSPRQTGALQRLWPRYGLTVPKVPGTPVEPDVLFPRRAPLVLEIGSGMGDATVAMASADPDRDYLAVEVHTPGIANLLDLVEQQSLSNVRVAEGDALDLVSGLPADSLDAVHIFFPDPWPKSRHHKRRIIQPGHVALLRSRLAAGGTLHCATDWAEYAEAMRRTLDADPGLVNPHDGFAPRPAHRPVTRFERRALAAGRPVADLVYRRC
- a CDS encoding DEAD/DEAH box helicase produces the protein MTLTAALPASADPDTLYDAFAGWASARGLDLYPHQEEAVIEIVSGANVIMNTPTGSGKSLVAIAAHFAALADDRTTFYTAPIKALVSEKFFALCEVFGADNVGMLTGDASVNPDAPIICCTAEILANLALREGARADVGQVIMDEFHFYSEPDRGWAWQVPLIELPQAQFVLMSATLGDTTRFVADLTRRTGRATAVVRTAERPVPLLFSYAMTPLHETLEELLETREAPVYVVHFTQAAALERAQALMSVNVCTRAEKDMIAAAIGNFRFTSGFGRTLSRLVRHGIGVHHAGMLPKYRRLVETLAQAGLLKVICGTDTLGVGINVPIRTVLFTGLSKYDGTRTRLLKAREFHQIAGRAGRAGFDTLGRVVVQAPEHVIENEKALAKAGDDPKKRRKVVRKKPPEGSIGWGKPTFERLVEAEPEPLASSFQVSHSMLLNVIGRPGDAFAAMRHLLTDNHEDRAAQRRHIRRAIAIYRALRAGGVVEELPEPDESGRRARLTVDLQLDFALNQPLSPLALATIELLDRESPAYALDVLSVIESILDDPRQVLSAQQFKARGEAVAAMKAEGIEYEARLELLDEVTWPRPLAELLENAYEMYRQGHPWVADHQLSPKSVVRDMYERAMTFGEFVQFYGLTRSEGLVLRYLADAYKTLRHTVPEDAKTEELVDLIEWLGELVRQVDSSLIDEWERLRNPSDVDEVAVALDDQPTAVTSNTRAFRVLVRNALFRRVELAALRRWDELGELDGAAGWDAAAWEDALEPYFEEYPEIGIGPNARGPALLLIAQGNATWTVRQILDDPEGDHDWGVSAEVDLAASDEAGAAVIRITEVGQLGA